The genomic interval TCCTTGGGCGTCCACTGCAGATTTACCACGCAAATCTTGGCGCGCTGCCTCTGCGGCTTGTCCATCTGCCAGAGCCATGTGTATTTTTTAAGCACTTTCAGACTAGAGCCCAAACAGAGTATAACATCCGCTCGCTCCGCATGCTGCGTGGCCCCATCCCAGTTCAGGGGCCACTTCACATTGCCTCGCTCACCAAAGTGCACGATGGTATCGTAGAGCGGCTCCGAACACCTGTGGCATAGCCGATGCGTCTTATGGCAGTAGCGTGCCGTCATCTCGGTCACGTCGAATTGGCGCCAATAGACTGCATTCGGTTTGCAGTGCTTGCACACCTCCACATACATGTTACCATGTATTTCGGAAAGCGAATGTCGCGGCAGGCCGGAGCGCAGGTGCAAGCCATCGCAGTTCTGCGAGACAACGTGCCGCAGCAGGCGGCGCCGATGCAGCTCATAGAGGGCCATATGCGTATAGGTGGGATTGGCGCTGGACAGATCATGCTCACCAATATCCTTGCCCTTCTGAAGCAGGGTCCAGATGCCCTTGCTGCCACGATAATCGGGAATCAGAGCAGAAGTGCTGATGCCGGCACccgtataacatattaaatgCTTTGCTTGCGATATGATATTAGCCAGCTGCTCGACCTTAGCCTCGATTACGTGCGGCTCGTCCTCCTTCTCGACAACCCGCTCTTTGTATATCTCAATGCGCTCCTTGCGCTTCTTTGTCGTTTTCACAATATCCGGATGCTTTTCCAAAAATTGACGATCCTCGGCGGTGCGCAGCGAGTCGCATTTGCGTAAAATCAGCGAGACCTGCaccagttttatttatattagtgCCAATCAATAATGCATGCTCTTATAGTACGTACATTCAtacttatacatatgtatgtatgtatatataaatattcacatGCAAGTCACAAacgacgcacacacacacacacagacatacaccCGCACATGTTCGTTAATTACCTTTCGCATGGCATCCTTTCGTCGCCGTTTCTCATTATCTTTCTTAGCCGGATTCATTTTGGCTCGCGTCTTATATGACTGGACCGGATCGGACATAACTGGCTGCAGCTCGTCGGGCTCCATGTTCATACCTAAGCTATTAGATTTTGGACTCAATtctacatacatgtgtatgaaTGTGCGTCGCAAACGCACGTTAAAAAGGGAAAGGAATTAACGCGCAGCGCAGTTGCAGCGCTGTTTTGGATAGCAGCACATTagttttatttgatatttagtTAATCGGTTACATTTTATGTGTGGCAGTTTTATCGACCTCTTGGCGCGTGTTATACTTGTTATTTTTCCACAACTGTAATTaatgttgttcttttttttttttttttttttttttgtaaacaaCAATAGTGATGGGCGATATTTGGTGTTGTCACTGGTACTCTATAGTAGCGAATCACGCTGACACATTACAAGTACCAAAACTTCAGTGCCTCAACTGTGATAAATACTAGcgcaatttatatttaataaaaacttatttatacAATGACGAAATCACATAAACTTTaattaatgtttttaattatccATTTCACAACATTGGTGTGACTGTGTTTCTTAAGAATTAGTGCTCGGTTCATCACTAAGAACAGCCTTGCCAGAtcgttaaaaataaaaacaaggcGAATTTAAATCGCGCAAACGTATGCTACTTTTTGCATGTTACATTAAGTAAATGCTAGTTATTAGCCATAATTTGCCTAATCCAATCTAAATAGTAATGTACACGCGTATAAATACTGGGAATCTTAGGTGTACCGCAGGATATGCCTGCCGATGTAATACCCATCACGTGGTACATACAAGGATATTCCTTGTGGTACACAAGAATTGGTCCACCTGAGTCGCCATTACAGGTGTCCATTGCCTTTGAAGAGCCCACGCACATTTGGCTAACCGGCTCGAATCCGTGTGGATAGTCCTCGCTACGTTCAATGACTCTGCGACATATCTGGATACATAGAGGTATTATTTCCAATACAAGCACACAACAGTTAATCTTACCTCATCTGCAATACGATCCAATTTTACTTTTAGCAGTTTGCGCGATGATTTGCCCGCTAAGCTAGTGCTGCCCCAACCCACAGCTATAAAGGAGTCCAAGTTTTCGCCATTCTCGAAGGGCAGGCATGCAGGATGCTTGTATCTATCGAATTGAACAGGCTCTGCCAGTTTAATAATTCCAATATCATTGTATAGGTCCGAGCTCGTAAACTGAGGATGGCGAAAGTAGTCAGCCACAGCGTAGTTCTTGGGCGACGCATCCTCGTGATCATTATCCAAATCCAGATCGCCCAAGCGAACCACATTTACCTCGCCCCTGAGCAAAGTAAGTTCTATGTGAATAACGCACTCTATGTCCACAATTACTTACTGTTCCGACTCAAGGCAATGGGCGGCGGTCAGCACCAATTTATTACTGATGAGTGTGCCGCCGCAAAACCAATCAATCGTGCCCAGCTTCTGATGGCGGTGTCCCAGGCGCGCCATATGGGGAAACTCCTTGGGATCGGCGGGCTGCCCGCCGACAATCAGTGGCGTATATGTGAGACAATTATCGATTGTCTCGTACATGATGGGCGCATTGCGAAACAGAAAGCTGTAGCCCACCTGCTCCTCAAAGACGGCCTTCTTCAAGCTGGTGCAGGCTGTCGATGCGAGAGCAGCTTGAACAAACATCGCAACATGATGATCGTATGGGCTACTTACAGCTGACAATTTGGTTGTGTTGCGCCAAGATCTGATGGAATGGCTGCAGACCCAGTACAAGAAGcagcacatatatacacattttcaattttaatttgtttatcaaacacACAATTGGCACGTTGTCAACCGGTTTGCCGATAACAAACGCCTCGAACTTGGCAGCAGACTAAAACCGCGCTCTCTGGACAGGTTTATAGTTGCCtaacacccgcacacacacacacacacacacacacttctgGAGCTGTGGGATAGGGCTGACCAGTGATCAGTAATCAGCTGATTGGCATGTCTTCGTCAGATGCCTTTTATAGAAAACAATTGCTAGATCGATttgttgcgcatacgccgtgttGACCCACTGAAGggtcaaatttaattattccCAGTATCGATTCAATTGAATtgtcaattaaaatgttgtaaatCCCGGTTAAGCCAATGCTATATCTTGTTTCCACGAATCTCAAGATATATTTGCAATCGTCTGCTTAATCCAATCCAAGTAGGCATGCACACGCGTATATAGACTCGGCAGGTTGGGCGTGCCGCAGCCAAATCCTGTTGAAGTGATGCCCATGACATGATGCATGCACGGATACTCCTCATGATAGATCAACACAGGACCGCCAGAGTCACCGCTGCAGGTATCGTTGGTGTCAGTGGAGCCAATGCACATCTGTGTGCTCGCATTAAAACCATTGGGCAGGTTAACAATATCGTCAATCTCTGGACATTTCAAATGAAATCCTTCGAGCTTTGCCTTTCTCAATTTGCTGGAATCCGTGCCGGCAAATGTGGTCTGACCCCAGCCGGTGGCAACGAAGCTGTCATAGCGATTGCCATCATTGaatggcaggcaggcaggatGCTTATATACGCTGAAACGGACACCACGATCCAATTCAATGAGCGCTATATCATTATACATTATTGGGTACTTGTAGCTCGGATGCTCCGTCGTGTTGCGCACACCAAAGTCTTCGGGCTGTGCATCATCCTTGTCGCTGTCAAAGTCCAGCTCTCCCAGGCGCACTACATTGACAGCACCGCTGCAATTGGAGTCACTTAGAGTTAGCCAAGGATTTGAGGAGTCCCCCATTACCCATTACCTTGGCGAGTAGAGGCAGTGAGCTGCAGTGAGCACCAGGCGATTGCTTATCAAGGTGCCTCCACAGAACCAGCTAGTTTTATTGTCGCCGTTGCGATTACCCAAGCGCGCCATATGCGGGAATTCCTTTGGTTCCGCTATCTGGCCACCGGATATCAGCGGCGTGTAACTGTGGCACGTGTCCAAGCTCTTATTAATGATGGGTGCGTCATGCAACAGAAAACTGTAGCCATCCTGCAGATCAAAGACGCTCTTCTTGTACCGGGTGCAAGCTGTtagagagacaaagagagtgagagagagagagtgagagagagagacattAGCCAGAATATATATGTGGGCGTGCTTACAGCTGACTATATCCGAATCTTGGGCAAATATCAAACGCTTGGTCAAGTTGAAAATCAGCAACCTCAGCCCAAACGCTTTCCATTGAAAAGCGCTTTTCCAATAGTTCTTGATTTGCATGTTTAAAGCGCAGCCGCTAATTACACCCGACTCCAAACTGGGTGCACGCCCAACTGCATAGAGAACATGGAGAGATTTTTCTGATTTGAGCATTTTGATTTcagaaaatgtaaatatacaaAGCGCACTCTCGTTAGATGATAAGAtcttgtatatacatatgtatatgggcATGCGATTGGTTGTTtatattcatttgttttcataaTTTCGATCGTACAGGCAGTGGGATTTCCCACAGTATATGAATAGAATATGCAAAGCGCCAATTTCTTGCTAAGccaataattgcaaaataattcttaaaaataataatgccgTGCTGCACTGTTAGAgtttattaaatacaaatattcagTTGCTGTTTGCAATCTCCTGCTTGATCCAATCCAAGTAAGAATGCACGCGCGTATAGATACTGGGCACATTGCCTGTGTCGCAGCCAATGCCTACTGAAGTGACGCCCATGACATGGTACATGCACGGATACTCATCATGGTAGTTCAAGACCGGACCGCCGGAGTCGCCATTGCAGGTGTCCCTGTTCTCTGGGGAACCAATGCAGAGCATTGTGCTCACATTGTAGCCATTGGGCAGCTCCATTAAATTGGTGGTTGTGAGGCATTCGTTGCCAAAGTTCTTAAGCTGCACTTTAAGCAGCTTTGTGGACTCTTTGCTGGCGGCAAATCTCTGTTGGCCCCAACCAATGGCAATGAAATTCTCGCTGCCTTGGCCATCATGGAAGGGCAGGCAAGCAGGATGCTTGTAAACGTTAAAACTGACAGCACGATCTAGTTGCAACAGGGCGATATCATTATAGAGAATCGTATAATTGTAGTCCGGATGCTCGATTATCTTTTGCACACCAAAGTCCTCGGGCTGTGCATCATCCTTATCGCTGGCAAAGTCCAATTCACCCAAGCGCACTACATTGACTGCACCACtacagcaaaaaagaaaaagaaaagattaaaacaaaagtagtgccaataaatttgttttcattacaCACTTTGGCGAGTAGAGACAATGGGCTGCGGTAAGCACCAAGCGCTTGCTTATCAAAGTGCCGCCGCAGAGCCACTTGGTTTTATTGCTATTGTCGCGATTGCCCAAACGAGCCATGTGTGGGAATTCCTTGGGTTCGGCGGGTGTACCGCCGACTATTAGCGGCCGAGAGCCATGACAGGAATCAATAGTCTCCCATTGAACAGGCGCATTTGCGAATAAGAAACTGAACGGTACTCGCTCCTCGAAGATGTCGCGCTTCAATTGCGTGCAAGCTGCAAATATCAAGTGTTGCTTAGTTTATACAAAGATATCAGATAACAATATTTACACTGCTTTAGTGCTGGATCCGGATCTTGGCCGAGTGCAAAAGACACCTGCACCACAATAGTAAGCAACACACAAGCAGCTTTGATCAGTGCCATTTTAATATCAGCATCAGTTGTTTTGCGACACTTTGAACTTTATTTAAACAAGATTCGAGAGCGACTGATCAATACGAGTCGAAACAATTGATCAACTCGCTGAATGATACGCTGGCGAGCTAAAGTATTTTCATAGTTCTCTCGGGCTCTCTCAAAGCTGTCGTGTTTGGAGCCATATCGCCTATACCATGCATTGGTATGGTCCCAATCAGATCTTATGTGTAAGCTTATTAATgtacgcacacatacaaagtttttaaaaattattaaacaagGTCTTAAGTTATGATTACGATTATACACCATGCTTAAAAGCAGTTCGCATCAGTTGAAATGTATGCCAGCCGAATTGAAAGCCAACAAGAGGCGCATAAACTCATCAATGTCCATAGATCGGGCACGTGAGCCGCTTACACCCTGTTCCTCCAGTATGCTCATGACCTTCTCCTGCATGTTAAAGTTTTCCTCAACTtgctaaaaattaataaaaacaaaaattaaaacagacTCAGTTAATCATTTAAAGCGTGAACCCACCTCATTCCTTAACGAACGATACAATTTGTAGTTCTTGTCCAGCATTTCAATCACAGAGTTCACTTTGAAGGTTGCCGCtagcgttttgtttttgcgcaaAAATGCTATGCGGGTTAGACCATCCCATTCGGTAAAATTAACGGGCGGCGGTGGATTCTTTGGCTCCAGACGCACCACACTCGACTCCACCTTGGGCGGCGgcttgaaattattttttcccACCTTCATTAACATGTCTACACGTGCCAACAACTGTGTATTGATGCTCAAACGGCAGTAGAGCTTGTCGCCCGGCTTGGCCACCAGACGTTGTGCAAACTCACGCTGGAACATCAGTACCGCGCAGCGAAACAGAGGACGATGAAGCAACAATTTGAAGATTAATGGCGAACTAATCTGGTAGGGTACGTTGGCTATGCACAGATCGAAGAATGGCAGATCTGCCTTCAAAAAATCTCCAATTAGCACCTGTAGTTTCGGCTGCAAAGGTGTCGCCTGTACACGCTTCTGCAGCTCCGCGGCAAGACGTGTGTCAATTTCGCAGGCAATAACCTTTTTGGCACGCTCCAGCATGCGCACAGTCATGTTGCCCGTGCCGGGACCGATTTCCAGCACCACATCGGTGGCTCGCAGTGCAGCCTTCTCCAGCATCGTAGTTATGACCAAGGGATTCTTTAATATGTGCTGTCCAAAATCCTTGTTGAACACAATGCCTGTAAAGCAATTGCTTATGCACTTGTTAGGGGAAttttacacatacatatatacacttaCCTTGCTTTTGCACCTCATTGTGTATGCggcttttcttttctgtttttacttttggcatttttaagGTGAATATATGCAGTTAGTGCTGCTgcaatattaatttgttttgcttcgTCTGATTTTTGGGTGCCATGTGCGCGGTTCAGAGTTGCATGCACTTCTGGCGTTGCCAGATCGCCTGTTGGCGCGCTTTTAATGTACAcgttatttttaaaaacaagaattgaattaaaagccgttaatacatttgtatctttatttattaattagaTCTCATTAAATCTTTACTTaacattaaaaatcaattttagtAATTTAGTATTCTTTGGTTATCTTTCCTCACATCATCTTACATTTTGTTACCATTTATTTAGTTGCTCACTGTCTTCCCTTAGTACATTTTTTTACAACATATCAACTGTTGGCTTTATGACTTTTTGTagcttatttattcttttctttaaacatattcttaaacattatttatccttttttttctttttcttttttttgtcaacaaattGTTGTCGGGCTTGGTTTTCTAAAtactttttcattttgtttaatattctTTCAGTGAGTAGTttctattttcatattttgtttgtcttaCATCAGTTAACGATTTAATATTCGcaattttgctttttgttattttattaaatgatGTCTGTGTATAGAATCTAAATTGCAGAAGGTACATGGAAAGGTGAATCTGTAGGCGTGGCATATGACTGTGGGTATGCATATAGTAACTAAATCGATATTACAAAATGGTTCAAGCGAATCCAATTGTTTTAGTCACAATTTATTggttattaaattttatagaTAGCTTCAGTATGCTCGGCAcaaagcatttaaaatattgaaatctgTAAAGCTGGCAACGGCATGTCAATTGTGCTTGCTTCCTTTTAAGCAGAACTAGGCTTCAAATAAGTTGAACATCTTTACAGTCAACATACATAGCTCTGCTGTGGATGAGCAGTGGATGCACTCAGTGGTTCTTCTTCTTGGAAATGCAGTAGTTAGCCAGACAGAAGAAGTTGTTACAATTTAGACTGTAGTTAAATTTTGTTCTACACTGCGCCATGTTCTCGATTTGTTGCAAATATTGGTTTAATGAGCTTACAGCTAACATCCCGTTTTCAACTTGTTctgtttgattatttttttgtttttgtttttcgatttttattaatattttttattcaggTTACGCGTTacatttggttttgttttttgtttctttttcacAATGCGCTTCAGCTGCTGCCCCTTCAGTTCGGTAACAACCAAcagttttgtttctttttttttttttgtattttgtttgcttgttccTCGAGCGAGGCGGTTTCATGGGTATAAACTAATGTATGTATGGCTGGCTGGATCCGTATATAAATTTGTGATAATCTGTTGTTTTTACAACTGCAATGTCGAACTCTTTAGTTGCATCTATATAATTTTGTAGATATCTTTAACATTTGTCCTGCcttcattttgttttagtaAAATGCTGTTTTGAGAATACTTGAGGTTAACATTTAAATGGGTAACTAGCGCTTGCGCTCTGCTTactatttcatattattattacacaTTTGGGTTTGTTATCATTACATACAAAGTTTTATcttgtttatgtatattttatgttttttttttttttagttaacaATGTTGCTTATAATTAGTATTCTTTGCTATATACTGCCAtttgttgcatacaaatttATCAAACTTAGTACTCGGCAAACAATTTGCGCTACTGTAAATGCAGCACAAGAATAGTGAGGATCACTTtcaaaatacaatattttacttgctctcaaatcaacaaaaataaaagcaaggTTTACAAAAAACATTCAACATCGATCGTTACACAAATGAAACTAACAAATTTCGATGCCATATTTATAACTGAGCCCATTGCGAAGTTCCGCTGCAGTTAAAATGGTTTctatttgttggcttttttggtttgtatatttttttcatgtttgcaaattgtatttgtgtttcgAGTCTTTGGTTTTAAAAtcaacacatatatatttattatttaatattggtATTCATGACATACATTATCTCtgtttttgatatatatatatatatatttatataatataatttgttctgttttgttgcctggtttttgttttacagTTTTAACTGTATATTTTCCATATACTAGATTAATtctatgcacatatatacatgtatatatatgtatttaattatttgtagtAATGTattgttaattatatatatgcatgtatatacatatatatgttcatatatacatatatatatatacatatacatatattctccAACTTATAGGctaaacacattttgttttgtatttgtagtTTGTGttccataaaatatatatgacttTAGAAATGTTTTGGTTTTACTTTAAAGTTTGTTCTCATTTTACGACTAAGCTTAGtttcatttaattagttttattgtttaattttctgcATTTGTTTAGCTcggtttgtttgtgtgtgtgtgtgtgtgttttggtgTATGTGTTAAcgtatttgtttaattttggcttaattgtttttccttttaatttgttcatgttataatattatatttatatgtataacaataagttaattttaaaataatatcgCTTTAATACTTGAGAAGGAAATTGTGCAACATTTCGAATACGCATAAAGttctttaaatgtttttatcgTATTTTCTTGTGTATACAGACGGCTTGTTGTATTGGCTGTTGTGACATTCTCTTGAGATTCGCGTAGGAGCAAGTGCCTCGCTGTTGCGAGTTATCTGCATTTGGGTGCGATTCCGgcacattaataaataaaaaactaataacaaAAAGCATGGCGCTGCATTTGCAACATTGACTAGATCAGGGCATATTTTTGGCAAtagttcttttctttttggtggAGGGGAGGATAAGATTTGATAAGCTGCAAAAATAGCACCTTGCTTTGAGAGGATTTGAGCATTAACACGAGCAATAGCAAATGATTTGAAAAAGATGGACAGTGcgataaataacataaaaaaatctTTACAATACTTTGCCTGCGTGTCTCTGTgtgcgttgtgtgtgtgtgtgtgtgtgtgttcgtgtttGTATACAATTTAGAGTTAGTTGTTTATTGGCACTGGTCGTAGTTGACGACTGTAGGATCCCCAACGCATATGTGTAATAGTTACAGTAGATATTATCatttctatctatatataactTGCGATTCTcagcttttctttttgcatttgctaGTCGTTATTCCTTTATAGAGCTACGCTTTTGTAATTTCCAACAGACaacttaaaacaaataaacagacaaCTTATAAAAAAGACGACAACTGGAAACAGACAACAATAAAGCGTTCATAAAGTGTTCAACGGAAGCAAATTTTAGGTTCATGTGCTAGGGAGATAAGCTAGGGCTAGGAATAGGCTAAGAGATTAGCATTGGGCTACATCTAATTAAAAACCTGGCAACGAATTGCCCTGTGCTTTTTCTTTCGACTGATCCAGTTTGCTGGTTTATTTCCCGCCAAAACTAAGCGCATATCCAATCCAATAATCCAACGGTCGCCGTTTTAAAACACCTTGCGCTCTGGCCCGAACTTGGGATTGACAAATGAGAAGCCGGCGAACTCATCCTGATTGATGCAACGTATGACATCATTACCAATTGGTGTTAGCACCGGCTCCTCTTTGGTGAATTCGGCATCGAAATTGTTGGCATCACGTGggtttttctatatataaaaacaaacaagatgAATAAGATTTTCAGTAAATTTTACCTAATATGTACCATTTTAGGTCGGAATGGTGGCTTTATGTTTCGCTTCTCCAGTTCCTTCCAGTCGAGTTTATTGAAGAATGCATGTTTGCGGATTTCATTCTCATCGCCTGTGCAGCCTAAACGCTGTTCTGGATTCTTGGTGAGAAAACCTAGAATTATAATTGGTTATATATTAACAGATTTGATTATATGAAAGCTCGAAGTTAACCTTTTAATATGGACACGGCTTCGCGAGACAACCATACAGGGTAGAGCACATCGTCATGCATAATGGAGTCAAAAAGCTCATCTTCATTATCAGCCTCAAACGGCGGCTGACCAGCCATCATTTCGTACATGAGTACGCCCAACGCCCACCAGTCAACGGATGCGCCGTACTCCTGTTCCTTGAGAATTTCGGGGGCTATGTAGTCGGGTGTGCCACAGAAGGTCGTTGTCAGCATGCCGTTCATTATGCCCTCCTTACACATGCCAAAGTCAGCTAGTTTACAGTGCCCCTCCTGGTCAAGCAGAATGTTGTCCAGCTTCAGATCGCGATAGATAACGCCGTGAGTGTGTAAAAATTGCAGGGCAAGCGTCACCTCGGCGGCATAGAAAGCGGCACGGGCGGCCTCAAAGCGACGCGCCTTCTGTATTTGAAACATCAGATCGCCACCGTTTACGTATTCCATGACAAAGAACAAACGGTCCGGAGTCTGAAAACACGAATGCAGCGCCGTGAGGAACGGATGATTGGCGGCTAGAGCCAGGATGCGTTTTTCGGTCATTGTGCAGTCAACATCGTCATCCTGTATAATGGCATCCTTCTTCAACACCTTAATAGCATAGATCTCATCGGTGCCCTTCTTCTCGGCCAGCATCACCTTGCCAAAGGAGCCCTTGCCCAGCACCTTGATAAAGTTAAAGTCCAGCAGCGAGCACTTGCCTGGCCGTGAATCTCCTCCGCCCACAGCTAAGCtcatgcagctgctgctgttgtagccGCTAGTCAGCGTAGTCGTTGAGGTGGCCAAGCCTTCGGCTGACATGGTGCCACTGCGAAATGAGGCGCCTGGCATATTATCGCCCCCCTCGCAGCCTAGCGAAGCGCCATAATTGTCTTCGCCACCCGGTTGACTCAAGTATTTGGAGCGGCGCGGCTGCTGGCCCTGCTTGTCCGGTGAAATGCCCAGTGAGCTGAGTATCTCGGCCATTTGCTTGGTATTGATGCCGCACGTGTTGGCCACATTCTTTTGGCACCGCTTGTGGACGTTCATGTAACATGTCTCGCACTGTAGGCCCTGCTTAATGAGTCCATAGAGCAACGAACCGCAGTGATCGCAGAATGTGAAACGCTTGTAACTATGCACCACAAACCGATGTGGCACATTCACATTGAACCGCTGCCCGGCCGGCACCACTTCCACTTTGGCTTGCTGCAAATGTAAATAgataacattaaaaattgcttTTAGTTTGAATATAGCCATTTCTGTACTTACCTCTTCGCGCATGCCAGGACATTTGGAGACCACAGACAGATGGCATTTTTTATGTACAACTAAGGTGCAAACTATAAATGATTAGACCAAAATATAATCTCATTAATCTGACAGTTAATTAATGATTTTATTCATGAACTTGCAAGCTGCACGACTCATCATCCTCAGCATTTGAGGTGAAGTGCAGGATAATTCAAGTCATAGCAGTGCAGTACACTATGCAATATTTACAAATCtacttttaaaataattaatttgatttacaCATTCAAAAGGTTAGACACACTGAGCAAATTAGCATATTCGATTAACTTTGTCAcataacaacaaattatatGCGTGTAAGGGTAGGTATATGTATGTTGGTTTATATTTTGTGTCatatttcaaatgcaaattagtTTCCTTAATTTAATGGACAGCAAAAGAACTGTTTAATCACATGTGTATAACTGTGCAGATGTTGCTTGTGCCGTGCAAATTGTCAAAATCAATAATCATATTTAATTGCCTCGAGTGCTTAAGCAGTcagtaaacaataaaaacttcCGGAACGGACACTTCCACAAAGCTTATAAGATTTTTGaggttttaaaatataaaatgaaataaaaaaattcgataaaatctatttaatatttggTTTGTATAAAAGAGCATCTGCATTGTAGAATTcgaatcaaaaacaaaagtaatttgtaaaatatatttagaaaCTCATCGGAGAATTtgaatctttatatatatatactattatgatcatatatattattattactggCATAGATGCAGAGGATCACGCGATTGCGATTGGGTAAACGCACAAGTTGCGTAGGGAAATCATTTTCGAATACAACTCAGGCACAATTTTGCATGAACTAATTGAGCTAATcctttaaaagaaaaaagtcgTCTACTTCTTTAAGTCTTGTACATTGTTAACttcaataaacaaacattttctaGTATATCCGTAGTAGAGGCATTTTAATTGTAGCAcacatataattttatttaagaatttttagacaatgagaaaacaaatttatgccACGATTCGACATGAACTCCAATtacatataatacaaatatatttgtacacAATTAAGTGCTATATGAATTTCTGTTAAATGAGATAATGGTAGACGCTTATGTGATCCT from Drosophila virilis strain 15010-1051.87 chromosome 2, Dvir_AGI_RSII-ME, whole genome shotgun sequence carries:
- the Pkc98E gene encoding protein kinase C isoform X4, which translates into the protein MIKLKRMPRWSRLLPLTRSSKNAPGSIDAVALCAVVCIRLTGTSLWPRFCVSQPSVHIVASLFVCTLVVHKKCHLSVVSKCPGMREEQAKVEVVPAGQRFNVNVPHRFVVHSYKRFTFCDHCGSLLYGLIKQGLQCETCYMNVHKRCQKNVANTCGINTKQMAEILSSLGISPDKQGQQPRRSKYLSQPGGEDNYGASLGCEGGDNMPGASFRSGTMSAEGLATSTTTLTSGYNSSSCMSLAVGGGDSRPGKCSLLDFNFIKVLGKGSFGKVMLAEKKGTDEIYAIKVLKKDAIIQDDDVDCTMTEKRILALAANHPFLTALHSCFQTPDRLFFVMEYVNGGDLMFQIQKARRFEAARAAFYAAEVTLALQFLHTHGVIYRDLKLDNILLDQEGHCKLADFGMCKEGIMNGMLTTTFCGTPDYIAPEILKEQEYGASVDWWALGVLMYEMMAGQPPFEADNEDELFDSIMHDDVLYPVWLSREAVSILKGFLTKNPEQRLGCTGDENEIRKHAFFNKLDWKELEKRNIKPPFRPKMKNPRDANNFDAEFTKEEPVLTPIGNDVIRCINQDEFAGFSFVNPKFGPERKVF